A genomic window from Desulfitibacter alkalitolerans DSM 16504 includes:
- a CDS encoding magnesium chelatase domain-containing protein, producing MVATVKSFAIAGVDGYLVEVEVDTISGQPSISIVGLGDTAVKESRERLQSSLNSSEYEFPKMKVVINLAPSDIKKSGSHFDLAMAVGLLIQSKQLKTGCPEDFGFIGELSLDSKLRPCTGVLPMAIAAKNAGVKSLIVPKDNVHEAQLVKGLNIYGFETLQDVSLFLKGEIQYTPNAIET from the coding sequence ATGGTAGCTACCGTAAAAAGTTTTGCTATAGCTGGAGTAGATGGTTATTTGGTGGAAGTTGAAGTAGACACTATATCTGGACAGCCTAGCATTTCAATAGTTGGATTAGGGGACACCGCTGTAAAAGAATCCAGAGAACGGCTTCAATCTTCGCTTAATAGTTCGGAATATGAATTTCCAAAGATGAAGGTTGTTATTAATTTAGCTCCAAGTGACATCAAAAAAAGTGGTTCTCATTTTGATCTTGCCATGGCTGTCGGTTTGTTAATCCAATCCAAACAATTAAAGACAGGCTGTCCTGAGGATTTTGGATTTATTGGTGAGCTGTCTCTTGATTCTAAACTGAGACCCTGTACAGGGGTTTTGCCAATGGCAATAGCTGCAAAAAATGCAGGGGTGAAAAGCTTAATAGTTCCAAAGGATAATGTGCATGAAGCCCAATTAGTAAAGGGCCTAAACATTTATGGTTTCGAAACCTTACAAGACGTTTCATTATTTCTTAAAGGTGAAATCCAATACACTCCAAATGCAATAGAAAC
- a CDS encoding transposase, translated as MPRKPRVWYPGAIYHIMCRGNHRHEIYRDEEDRQVYITILLEAKENYQFRLLSYCQMTNHVHLQIETSTVEISQIMKRINMMYTLYFNKKYNFVGHLFQGRYRSELIETDPYNLETSRYIHLNPVRAGMVQAPQDYKWSSYQNYLTNKEDNLVCVQKILGYFKDSNPLLYKKYVEQSFLEV; from the coding sequence ATGCCTAGGAAACCCCGTGTATGGTACCCTGGAGCAATATATCATATCATGTGCAGAGGAAACCATAGACATGAAATTTATAGGGATGAAGAAGATCGACAAGTGTATATAACAATTCTCCTTGAGGCTAAAGAAAACTATCAATTCAGACTATTATCGTACTGTCAAATGACCAATCATGTCCACCTGCAAATTGAAACTAGTACCGTCGAAATAAGCCAGATCATGAAACGAATAAATATGATGTATACACTCTATTTCAATAAGAAGTACAATTTTGTAGGTCATTTATTCCAAGGAAGGTATAGATCAGAACTCATTGAAACAGACCCATATAATTTGGAGACAAGCAGGTATATTCATTTGAATCCAGTTCGGGCAGGCATGGTTCAAGCTCCTCAAGATTACAAGTGGAGCAGCTACCAAAACTATTTAACAAATAAAGAAGATAACTTGGTTTGCGTTCAAAAGATCTTAGGATATTTTAAAGACAGCAACCCTCTTTTATATAAAAAATATGTGGAGCAAAGTTTTTTGGAGGTATAA